The DNA sequence TCCGTGTTGTCCTCGACGATCGTCTTGAAATTGTTCGAGAGCGGGTAGTACGTGCCGCCGGTCCCGCCGGCGTGCCACGAGAGCGTGTTGCCGCTCGAGCCCTCGCCGCTACAGCCGGCGAGCGCTGTCAACCCGGCAGCGCCTGCTGCCGCCACGAACCGTCGTCTGTTGAGATCGTATGACATACTTTCACGATAATAGCGAGACTATTTATGCATTATCAATTTCGAAGGCCTATGCGTGTAGTTCTGTTACTTATTGTGGACAGCTACCAAATGTTTGTTCATCTATATTAGCTGTGTTGCATAATATAAGTATATAATTGGCATTCTAACTGTCGGCAGCGATCGGGTTCGACCGACCCCGGCGAAGGCAAGGGAATCTATACTCGGCTTCGGCGTGTTCGATCGAGCATGGACAGGAACGTCTGTGGAATCGATCGGGTCGGGCGTGTGCTTCTCGCGACAGGGCTCCTCGTCGTCGGCTATCGAACCAGACAGCAGACACTCGGCACGCTCGCGTTCGTCGCCGGCAGCGACCTCCTCGCCACTGCGGTCATCCAGCGCTGTCCGGTGAATACGCTGCTCGGAATCGACACCTGCGACACGACATCGTAGCGTCGAAGGGGATCACTCGAGTCCGAATCGTCCGCACAACAATCGAACCGACGCAGAACCGTCGCGCGATCGGGTGTGCAGTGATTCTGTCAGCGGCTCCGCTCCTCGTCGAACTCGTACGGAACAGCGTCGTCGACCGGCGGGGCACCGATCGCGATCAGCGAGGTCGGTTCGTCGGCGTCGTCGGGGTTGTACGCCCGGTAGGGTGCTTCGGGTTCGGCCGCGAATATCGATCCCTCGGGGACGGTGAACTCTTCCTCGGGCGTCTCGACGTGCAGCGTTCTCGAGAGGACGACGAACGCCTCTCCGCTTGAGTCTCGTGGTAGTGGTAGGCAAGCGGGAGCTGCTCGCCCGGTACTGCATCGAAGCGATCGATCGCGACTGCGTCCATCCTGGCCGCGTCGCTCAGTCGACGGAGATCGCAGGGGCAGTTATCGACGTACTCGCAGTCGTCCGGGTCGACGACGCTGTAGCTCATAGCAGTTGATCCGCAAAAGTCCGTTGTCCCGTTCAGTGAGAGACAGCGCGCAAGCGGCTCATACGGTCTGCTGTCACTGGTTCCCGGCGCACCAGCACGACTGGCGGGTACGCCGGTACTGACTGACAGGAGTCCGTCTCACGTCGTCCGGAACGCGCGGTCGCCGGCGTCGCCGAGACCGGGGACGATGAACCCGTCGTCGTCGAGTCGGTCGTCGATCGAGACCGTCAGCAGATCGGCCTCGTCGAACGTCTCACCGACGCGGAGCAGGCCTTCCGGTGCCGACACCGCCGAGAGGACGATCAGGTTCTCGGGTTCGGGTGAGTTCTCGATGACGTGATCCAGAACGGTACACATCGTACTCCCCGTCGCGAGCATGGGGTCAGCGATGATGACCGTGTCCTCCTCGGTGATTTCGGGCAGTTTGACGTAGTCGACCGTGATCGGGAACGAACCATCCTCGTCGCGGCCCGCTTCCTCGTCACGGCTCGCGCTGATGACACCCTGTCGCGCCCGCGGGAACGCTTTCAGCAGTCCCTCGACGAACGGCGTCGCGGCGCGCAAGACGTTGATGATGACCACGTCGTCCAGTCCCTTGACACGCTCGCCCATCGTCGGCTCGAGCGGCGTCTCGATCTCGACGTACTCGGTTTCCATCCGCCCATCGATGATCTCGTAACCACAGATCCGACCGAGTTTGACCAGCCCCTTCCGGAAGCTGACCTGCTCGGTCTCGACGTCGCGCAGGCGCGAGAGTGTATCCTTCGCCAATGCGTGCGTGATGAGATAAGCGGTATCGCGGTCTTCAATCGGCATATCCCAACAGCCACTCGCCGGGTAGTTCACAGTATCGATCAGCGCCGATCCACACACTGAGACCCGTGGACGGCGGGCACAACACACGTGCGTGGCGTACCGATGCCGTGTGACAGGCAGCGAGACGCGGTCGTCGCCCTGACGAGTGCCGGCAGAGAAGTTTATACTCGTTCGCACGTTATCAGTCGGCCAGTCGAATGGAAGAGAGCATCTCGGGATTCAAAGTTCGCGGTGACTGGGGCGACATCGTCGAACACGGCGAGCGCATCACGCGCGCGCTTCGAGAGGTAGACGTCCACGACTCCGAAGAGGCCGCCGACGCGGACTACACCGCCGCCTTCGAGGAGTGGGACGAATGGCGTCCCAAAGCCCACGAGACCCTCGATTCGGACGTCAGCGAGAAGACGGCCGATCAGGCCAGCGTCGAGGAGGGCAAAGGAGAAAAGGCCGGGAAAGGACCCGACGAAGACATCAAAACCGCTGGTGAGAAACTCTCGGAGTCGTACGAACGGCTCGAGGACGACGACGCCGAGGCGGCGGTCGGCACCTGGAAGGAGTCGATCGATTACGTCGCGCGAGCGGCCGACTCCGCGGGGCACAAGGCCTTGCGCCGGGTCGAGGACACGGTCTATCAGAACGTGATGACCCAGCTCGCGCCGTACTACTTCGACAACGAACTCGTCAGCGCCAACATCCAGCAGTCGACGCGCAACGGCGACAACGGCGAGCGGTTCGTCTTCGAGATCAACGTCAACGACGACGAACTCAAAGAGGTCGTCTCCGACCGCCTCGCCGAGTACGAAGACGAGATCGACCGCTGGCACGTCGAAATCGAGAAGGATACCGACGCTGCCGAGGCTATCGAAGGCGTGGAGCCACCACCCGAACCCGACGACAACTCCAAGTCGACGACGAACTGAGGCGAACGGACGCGTCAGCCGTGGGACGACCGGCAGCGCTGCTGTCAGTGGGCTCCTGTCAGTCAGTGTCGGTGCACCCGCGACCGTCCTGCGGGCCCACCGGGAACTCGTGACAGCAGACCGTCTCAGCCGAAGGTCGGCACACACTTGTAGGATCACCCAATAGGAAGGGAGTAGATGGTCGACATCGCCACAGTCGGAGCCTTCGCCGTGGCCGCGGTCGCGAGTCTGTTCATGGCCTGGGCGATCGGTGCCGGCTCGAGTGGCTCCACCCCGTTCGCTCCAGCAGTCGGCGCAAACGCGATTTCGGTGATGCGAGCCGGCTTTCTCGTCGGGCTGCTTGGCTTTTCTGGCGCGGTATTACAGGGTGCGAACGTCTCCGAGGCGGTCGGGACCGAACTTATCGGCGGCGTGACGCTGTCGTCGACCGCCGCCACGCTCGCCTTGCTCATCGCGGCCGCACTGGTGGCGATCGGCATCTTCACCGGCTATCCGATCGCGACGGCGTTTACCGTCACCGGCGCGGTCATCGGCACCGGCCTCGCCATGGGCGGCGACCCAGCGTGGGCGAAATACACCGAGATCGCCACCCTCTGGGTGCTCACACCGTTCGTCGGCGGCTCTATTGCGTACGCGGTCGCTCGAGCACTCCGGGCCGACGCGATCGCAGAGGAACACCTCGTCATCGGGCTGGCCGCCGTCGTCGGCGCGATCGTCGCCAACATCGAATTCGCGGTCCTCGGCTCGGGCGCTGGCGGCGCGTCGGTCGCACAGGTGACAGGACGCTCGCTTCCCGGCCCCGCAGTCGCGGGCACCGCTGTGGCCACGCTGGTCATCGCAGCGATCTGGGCAGGTGTGATCGCGTTCGATCTCGGCAAGGGAACCGAACGCGGCGAGCGACATTTCCTGCTCATCCTCGGCGGCCTCGTCGCCTTCTCGGCCGGCGGCAGTCAGGTCGGGCTCGCGATCGGCCCGCTGATCCCGCTCTCGAACGAGATCGAGTTACCGCTGCTCGCGATGCTCGTCGGCGGCGGCTTTGGCCTGTTGCTCGGCTCGTGGACCGGTGCGCCGCGGATGATCAAGGCGATCTCACAGGACTACTCCTCGCTTGGGCCGCGCCGATCGATCGCGGCGCTGATCCCATCGTTTATTATCGCCCAGGCCGCCGTGTTCTTCGGCATTCCGGTCTCGTTCAACGAGATCATCGTCAGCGCGATCATCGGCAGCGGCTACGCGGCAGCCGGCGCTGGCGGTGGCGTCAGCGCTCGCAAGATGGGCGTCACCGTCCTTGCGTGGGTCGGCTCGCTCGCCGGCTCGATCACCGTCGGCTACATCGGCTACACCGCTGTCGAGACGCTCCTGCTGTGAGCCGGGCAAGTGCCGAGCCGCCCGCCTGATCACGTCTGTCGAGCGACATCGAACGGTCTTTACACGACGGGTTGTGAGATCGAGTATGGACGAGGACGCCGTCGACGGCACCGAGCTCCCCGACGATGCGGTCCAGTGGCGACGCGACGCGAGCACCTCGCGTACCGTTCGGCTGCTCTGGACCTTCGGCGTCGGTACATTCTTCGCTGCGATCATTATCGTCGTCAGCTGGCGACTGTACAGAATGGCCAGCGGGGTCGGCGCTGGTATCGTCATTATTGCCCTTCTCGCGGCGCTGGCCGCAACGGTTCTCGCGCTCGCCGCCACGGACGACACCGAGCGGTATCTCGAGCGGCTCCCGATCGACGCCCCGTCGGGGGCACGTCTGGATCGAGCGATGGACGCTGCCGTCGGCACGGTCGTGATGGGAGTCGTTATCGGCTCGCTGCTGGGTGTCGGCCGGTACATCTCACAGAACGAATTGCTGGCCGTCGGTGCCAGCCCCTTCACCGCGCTGGTCACACTGTTGCTCCCGCTTGCACTCGTCGCACTCGTGCTAGCTTCGTTTCTGCAGTCGGTCGGCACGTTCGACCGCGACGCACAGACGATCTACCTCTACGAGCCGAAACAGGCGATTGATCTCGCTGTGATCGAGGATGTCACAGTCCGCCCGATCGGCGATACCGCCGTGCTGTCGCTCAGCTACGCCCAGCCAGGGGGACAGTACGTTCAAGGGCCGCGTCGACTCGTCGTCCCGCCCGCCGTCGCACGCGATGTCGCAGCGATCGTCAACGGAGAGCACTAACGCTCGTCTACCGCTCGCTCTCGTTTTCCTCGACCTCGAGCGCGGCAGCCTCGCCGTCGCTCTCCGCTTCGTCGTCGTCGCGTACTGCGAGTTTCTTGAGTCGCGCTTTCATGATCCGCGTGTTCTCGACGGTCTCGACGGTAATGCGGACACCGTCGTAGGTGATCTCCTCGCCCTCCTCGACGAGTCGACCCGCGCGGTTGAAAATGAAGCCGGCGATGGTCTCGAACTCCTGACCCTCGGGGAGATCGATCTCGAGGGTTTCGTTGACGTCCTCGATGTTGACCTCGCCACGGACGAGGACGGTGTCGTCGTCGATCGCCTCGATCGGCTGTTCCTCTCCACCCTCTAAGATCTCGCCAACGATCTCCTCGATCATGTCCTCCATGGTCACCAGCCCCTCGGTGGTGCCGAACTCGTCGATGACGATCGCCATGTGCATCCGGTTTTCGCGCATCTCCGAGAGCAACTCGTCGACGTTTTTCGACTCGGGGACGTGCAGCGTCGGCTGGATGAGATCGGCGAGCTCGAGGTCGTCGGTGCCGGACTCGCCGTAGTTGAGATCGCGGACGAGATCGCGGATGTGAACAACTCCCAAGACGTTGTCGAGACTCCCCTCGTAGACCGGCACACGGGCGTGGCCGCTTTGAATACAGGTCTCGATCGCCTCGTCGATGGCGGCGTCTTTCGGCACCGCCGTCATGTCCAGTCGCGGCGTCATAACCTCCTTGACGATCGTGTTGTTAAACCGGAAAATTCGCTGGAGCATCTCGTGTTCTTCTTCTTCCAGGACGCCCTCGCGCTCGCCGGACTCGATCATCTCCTGAATCTCGTCGCGGGTGACGTAGGGCGTCTCGATCGCACCCGTCGTCGACCCCGTGAGACGGTTAAGCTGCCGGGTGAGGTAGTCAAAGAGGATGACGAGCGGGAACATCAGCTTCTCGGCGACTTTCAGCGGTCGGGCGACGCGAATCGACCAGGATTCGGTGTTCTCGACCGCGTAGGACTTGGGTGCGCTCTCACCAAAGAGGAGGACGACGGCGGTGATCCCAAGCGTGGCGACCGTGACGGCCGTCAGACCACCGAGATACAGTCCGAGGAGCGCCGTCGCGATCGACGACATCGCGATGTTGACGATATTGTTCCCGACGAGAATCGTCACGAGTAGCCGGTGTGGGTCCTCCTTGAGCGCCTTGACACGCTCTGCGCCAGGAATCCCGTCTTCGGCCATCCCTTCCACGCGGTGTTTCGGGATCGAAAACAGCGCGATTTCGGATGACGAGAAGAACGCAGAGAGACCAACGAGTCCGACGAGGGCGAGCGCTCCGAGGATCGTCACCACCGACTGATCGATCTCGAGTCCCACCACTGGGAGCTCGTACACAGCCAACACGGTCTCGAAGGGCGGAGACAACGCCATTGATATACAGCCTTATGCCTGAATCGGTTAACAGTTTCCTATTTGACGATCAATGACGGCCATCGCCGCCGCCGACGACACGTTTACCCGGTCGTTTGCGCTACAGTCGTCCATGAGTGAGACCGCCGAGTCACCGATCACGTTTTACCGACTGCAGGGCTGTCCGTTCTGCGAGCGGGTCGCCCGGCTGTTGAACGAGTACGACCTCGACTACCGATCGCGGTTCGTCGAACCGATGCACTCGGACCGAAACGTCGTCAAACGCGTCGCCGGCGTCCGAACCGTTCCCGTCATCGTCGACGACACCACCGGCGTCACGATGGCCGAGAGCGAAAACATCGTCGGCTACCTCGAGACGACCTACGGCGACGGTGGCACCGACCATCCCGGCGCAGCAGCGGCGAGCGCGGGAGGTGAAGACTGATGCTCGGCTTCGACGTCGTCGACCTCGGTCCAGCGGACTATCCCGACCCCGGCGAGACAGCGCCCGCGTTCACCCGCCCGCTGGTTACCGACGAGTTCTGGGAAGACCGGTCGCTGTCGGCGCTCGTCGACGAGTGTGACGGCCCAACTATCCTCGTGTTCACGCCGATGACCGGTTCGTTCCTCGCGAAGT is a window from the Natrinema sp. HArc-T2 genome containing:
- a CDS encoding anion permease, whose product is MVDIATVGAFAVAAVASLFMAWAIGAGSSGSTPFAPAVGANAISVMRAGFLVGLLGFSGAVLQGANVSEAVGTELIGGVTLSSTAATLALLIAAALVAIGIFTGYPIATAFTVTGAVIGTGLAMGGDPAWAKYTEIATLWVLTPFVGGSIAYAVARALRADAIAEEHLVIGLAAVVGAIVANIEFAVLGSGAGGASVAQVTGRSLPGPAVAGTAVATLVIAAIWAGVIAFDLGKGTERGERHFLLILGGLVAFSAGGSQVGLAIGPLIPLSNEIELPLLAMLVGGGFGLLLGSWTGAPRMIKAISQDYSSLGPRRSIAALIPSFIIAQAAVFFGIPVSFNEIIVSAIIGSGYAAAGAGGGVSARKMGVTVLAWVGSLAGSITVGYIGYTAVETLLL
- a CDS encoding glutaredoxin family protein, encoding MSETAESPITFYRLQGCPFCERVARLLNEYDLDYRSRFVEPMHSDRNVVKRVAGVRTVPVIVDDTTGVTMAESENIVGYLETTYGDGGTDHPGAAAASAGGED
- a CDS encoding DUF2892 domain-containing protein yields the protein MDRNVCGIDRVGRVLLATGLLVVGYRTRQQTLGTLAFVAGSDLLATAVIQRCPVNTLLGIDTCDTTS
- the upp gene encoding uracil phosphoribosyltransferase is translated as MPIEDRDTAYLITHALAKDTLSRLRDVETEQVSFRKGLVKLGRICGYEIIDGRMETEYVEIETPLEPTMGERVKGLDDVVIINVLRAATPFVEGLLKAFPRARQGVISASRDEEAGRDEDGSFPITVDYVKLPEITEEDTVIIADPMLATGSTMCTVLDHVIENSPEPENLIVLSAVSAPEGLLRVGETFDEADLLTVSIDDRLDDDGFIVPGLGDAGDRAFRTT
- a CDS encoding DUF5828 family protein, with the translated sequence MEESISGFKVRGDWGDIVEHGERITRALREVDVHDSEEAADADYTAAFEEWDEWRPKAHETLDSDVSEKTADQASVEEGKGEKAGKGPDEDIKTAGEKLSESYERLEDDDAEAAVGTWKESIDYVARAADSAGHKALRRVEDTVYQNVMTQLAPYYFDNELVSANIQQSTRNGDNGERFVFEINVNDDELKEVVSDRLAEYEDEIDRWHVEIEKDTDAAEAIEGVEPPPEPDDNSKSTTN
- a CDS encoding hemolysin family protein: MALSPPFETVLAVYELPVVGLEIDQSVVTILGALALVGLVGLSAFFSSSEIALFSIPKHRVEGMAEDGIPGAERVKALKEDPHRLLVTILVGNNIVNIAMSSIATALLGLYLGGLTAVTVATLGITAVVLLFGESAPKSYAVENTESWSIRVARPLKVAEKLMFPLVILFDYLTRQLNRLTGSTTGAIETPYVTRDEIQEMIESGEREGVLEEEEHEMLQRIFRFNNTIVKEVMTPRLDMTAVPKDAAIDEAIETCIQSGHARVPVYEGSLDNVLGVVHIRDLVRDLNYGESGTDDLELADLIQPTLHVPESKNVDELLSEMRENRMHMAIVIDEFGTTEGLVTMEDMIEEIVGEILEGGEEQPIEAIDDDTVLVRGEVNIEDVNETLEIDLPEGQEFETIAGFIFNRAGRLVEEGEEITYDGVRITVETVENTRIMKARLKKLAVRDDDEAESDGEAAALEVEENESER